One Sanguibacter keddieii DSM 10542 genomic window carries:
- a CDS encoding DUF3800 domain-containing protein encodes MLIAYLDEFGHIGPYIEDGHKKFGHHPVFGYAGFVLPANNARRLGSAFKKVKTSLFRTEIESSATPAQWERKGSEYFSTGSIQKYPGQVRAFTGLVRQLKALGGQIFYYGDEKQRGTLAQTGREANVIALDALKQTIDRLCTHADRSDDDLLILMDAITDKTRRELVAKMYAHIYGRDRQEMRRIVEAPLHIESNLNSGVQLADWICALITRSSHYQLVEDSPFGWAPRYFADHLQGMFTYESKLHLLSGPPVHHSSILRMDPVSCRPELAGNLDSRTVP; translated from the coding sequence ATGCTGATCGCGTATCTCGACGAGTTCGGCCACATCGGCCCGTACATCGAAGACGGCCACAAGAAGTTCGGGCACCATCCCGTCTTCGGCTACGCAGGGTTCGTCCTCCCGGCGAACAACGCCAGGCGTCTGGGGTCAGCGTTCAAGAAGGTGAAGACCTCTCTGTTCCGCACTGAGATCGAGTCCTCAGCCACACCCGCTCAGTGGGAACGCAAGGGCTCGGAGTACTTCAGCACTGGGAGCATCCAGAAGTACCCGGGACAGGTCCGGGCGTTCACCGGGCTCGTCAGGCAGCTGAAGGCCCTCGGCGGCCAGATCTTCTACTACGGAGACGAGAAGCAGAGAGGAACACTTGCTCAGACCGGTCGAGAAGCAAACGTGATCGCCCTCGACGCTCTGAAACAGACGATCGACAGGCTCTGCACCCATGCCGACAGGTCGGACGACGACCTTCTGATCCTCATGGACGCGATCACCGACAAGACTCGCAGAGAGCTCGTCGCGAAGATGTACGCACACATCTACGGACGCGACCGCCAGGAGATGCGTCGGATCGTCGAGGCGCCGCTGCACATCGAGAGCAACCTGAACTCAGGGGTGCAGCTCGCCGACTGGATCTGCGCACTCATCACCAGGTCCTCGCACTACCAGCTCGTCGAGGACTCGCCCTTCGGATGGGCTCCTCGGTACTTTGCCGACCATCTCCAGGGGATGTTCACCTACGAGTCGAAGCTTCATCTGCTCTCCGGCCCGCCAGTCCACCACAGCAGCATCCTCAGGATGGACCCGGTCAGCTGCCGCCCAGAACTCGCGGGGAACCTCGACAGCCGGAC